From a single Collimonas pratensis genomic region:
- the gspH gene encoding type II secretion system minor pseudopilin GspH, translating into MAHRNLRQGASRGFTLLELLVVVVIAGITLGVVSLNAFRSDQQVVQDDAKRIALLLQLTREEAILRGRPTAFEADANSYRFMVREETGWQPLAQDDMLRQRDFKRSPMSLSMEPPPTEAAPPNTMRITFGREPVDKPFTLTMSSGDSTVLIRADGIGHFAVE; encoded by the coding sequence ATGGCGCATCGCAATCTGCGCCAAGGTGCATCGCGCGGCTTCACCTTGCTGGAATTACTGGTGGTGGTGGTGATCGCGGGCATCACGCTGGGCGTGGTGTCGCTTAACGCTTTCCGCAGCGATCAGCAGGTCGTGCAGGACGATGCCAAGCGGATTGCCTTGCTGCTGCAGCTGACGCGAGAGGAAGCCATCCTGCGCGGTCGCCCCACTGCTTTCGAAGCCGACGCCAACAGCTACCGTTTCATGGTGCGTGAAGAGACCGGCTGGCAGCCGCTGGCCCAGGATGACATGCTGCGCCAGCGCGATTTCAAGCGCAGCCCGATGTCGCTGAGCATGGAGCCGCCGCCGACTGAGGCGGCGCCGCCCAACACGATGCGCATCACCTTCGGCCGCGAACCGGTCGACAAGCCTTTTACCTTGACCATGAGCAGCGGCGACAGCACAGTCCTGATCCGTGCTGATGGCATCGGTCATTTCGCGGTCGAATAA
- the gspG gene encoding type II secretion system major pseudopilin GspG yields the protein MQRGFTLIEIMVVVVIMGILAALVVPKLMGRTDDARIQAARQDIGTLMQALKLYKLDNQRYPTTDQGLQSLVVKPTSGPAANGWKSGGYIDKLPKDPWGNPYQFLSPGIHGEVDIFSYGADGQPGGEGNDADIGSWDL from the coding sequence ATGCAACGCGGATTCACGCTGATTGAAATCATGGTGGTGGTGGTGATCATGGGGATCCTGGCGGCCTTGGTCGTGCCTAAACTGATGGGCCGCACCGATGATGCGCGGATCCAGGCTGCGCGCCAGGACATCGGCACCCTGATGCAGGCGCTCAAGCTGTACAAGCTGGATAATCAGCGTTATCCGACCACCGATCAAGGCCTGCAGTCACTGGTTGTCAAGCCGACCAGCGGTCCTGCCGCCAATGGCTGGAAGAGCGGCGGCTACATCGACAAGCTGCCCAAAGACCCGTGGGGTAATCCCTACCAGTTCCTGTCGCCCGGCATTCACGGCGAAGTGGATATATTTTCCTATGGCGCCGATGGCCAGCCAGGTGGTGAAGGCAACGACGCCGATATCGGCTCCTGGGACTTGTAA
- a CDS encoding SH3 domain-containing protein, producing the protein MNFARKAAAATLLLGSLLGVAGSAHALDFKAVGAAPVVLYDAPSEKGRRVAVAPRGMPVEVVLTYGEWTKVRDASGDLSWLQSKGLVGKRNLQVTVANAKIRANPDDAAAVVFSADKGVLLELVDPVASGWAKVRHRDGQTGYVKASEVWGD; encoded by the coding sequence ATGAATTTTGCACGCAAAGCCGCTGCCGCCACGTTGTTGCTGGGAAGCTTGCTCGGCGTTGCCGGTTCTGCCCACGCGCTCGATTTCAAGGCGGTTGGCGCAGCACCTGTGGTTTTATACGATGCACCTTCGGAAAAGGGCAGGCGCGTAGCGGTTGCACCGCGCGGCATGCCGGTCGAAGTCGTGCTGACTTATGGCGAATGGACTAAAGTGCGCGACGCCAGCGGCGACTTGTCGTGGCTGCAGTCCAAGGGGCTGGTCGGCAAGCGCAACCTGCAGGTCACGGTAGCCAACGCCAAGATCCGTGCCAATCCGGACGACGCTGCGGCGGTGGTGTTTAGCGCCGACAAGGGTGTGCTGCTAGAGCTGGTCGATCCGGTTGCTTCCGGTTGGGCCAAGGTACGTCATCGCGATGGCCAGACTGGCTACGTCAAGGCGTCCGAGGTCTGGGGCGATTGA
- the secB gene encoding protein-export chaperone SecB has translation MAEENQQVEQPVFQIQRVYLKDLSLEQPNSPAIFLEQEAPQIEVAVDVGAEALAEGIFESTVTVTVTAKVKDKVAFLVEGKQAGIFELRNIPTEQLDPLLGIGCPNIVYPYLRANLADAITRAGFPPIHLAEINFEVFYQQRLQALAEQAQKGSGDSIAVDGSTAIN, from the coding sequence ATGGCTGAAGAGAACCAACAAGTTGAGCAACCGGTGTTCCAGATTCAACGCGTCTACCTGAAAGATCTGTCGCTTGAACAACCGAATTCGCCGGCCATTTTCCTCGAGCAAGAGGCGCCGCAGATCGAAGTCGCCGTGGATGTCGGCGCCGAAGCGCTGGCTGAAGGCATTTTCGAGTCGACCGTGACGGTTACCGTCACCGCCAAGGTGAAAGACAAGGTCGCGTTCCTGGTCGAAGGCAAGCAAGCCGGCATTTTCGAACTGCGCAACATCCCGACTGAACAACTGGATCCGCTGCTCGGCATCGGTTGCCCGAATATCGTCTACCCGTACCTGCGCGCCAACCTGGCTGACGCCATCACGCGTGCCGGTTTCCCGCCTATCCACCTGGCTGAAATCAATTTCGAAGTGTTCTACCAGCAGCGTCTGCAAGCGCTGGCCGAACAAGCCCAAAAAGGCAGCGGCGACAGCATCGCGGTTGACGGCTCGACAGCCATCAACTAA
- the grxC gene encoding glutaredoxin 3 gives MTAHVVMYSTAVCPYCIRAEQLLKAKGVENIEKIRIDLDPSQRATMMEKTGRRTVPQIYIGETHVGGFDDLHALDRDGKLEPLLKSA, from the coding sequence ATGACCGCCCATGTTGTAATGTATAGCACCGCAGTATGCCCATACTGCATCCGCGCCGAGCAGCTGCTGAAGGCAAAAGGCGTGGAGAATATCGAAAAAATCCGGATCGACCTCGATCCGTCGCAGCGCGCGACCATGATGGAAAAGACTGGTCGCCGCACTGTGCCGCAAATTTATATCGGTGAAACCCATGTTGGCGGCTTTGACGACTTGCATGCGCTCGATCGCGATGGCAAGCTGGAGCCCCTGCTGAAAAGTGCCTGA
- a CDS encoding rhodanese-like domain-containing protein, producing MKFLIDNIFLIAVAILSGGALLLPLLQKRGNRVSTLQATQLINQGKTLVLDVRDSEAFAAAHLIDAKNIPLKDLPQRIAELDKFKAKNVLVVCQTGSQATKAVAQLSQAGFAQAYNLEGGIAAWQTQGLPTVK from the coding sequence GTGAAATTCTTGATTGATAACATTTTTCTGATTGCAGTAGCAATATTATCGGGTGGTGCATTGTTGCTGCCTTTGTTGCAAAAGCGCGGTAACCGGGTCTCGACCTTGCAGGCGACCCAGCTGATTAACCAAGGCAAGACATTGGTGCTGGACGTACGCGACAGCGAGGCTTTTGCTGCTGCCCACCTGATCGACGCCAAGAACATCCCCTTGAAAGACTTGCCGCAACGGATTGCCGAACTGGACAAGTTTAAAGCAAAGAACGTATTGGTGGTGTGTCAGACCGGCAGCCAGGCCACCAAGGCGGTAGCGCAATTGAGCCAGGCCGGCTTTGCCCAGGCCTATAACCTGGAAGGCGGCATCGCCGCCTGGCAGACCCAGGGCCTGCCTACCGTCAAATAA
- the gpmA gene encoding 2,3-diphosphoglycerate-dependent phosphoglycerate mutase, which translates to MYKIVLMRHGESTWNLANRFTGWVDVDLTEKGVAEARQAGQLLLQAGLTFDLAYTSVLKRAIRTLWGTLDEMDLMWLPVKHHWRLNERHYGALQGLNKAETAAKYGDEQVMVWRRSYDTPPMPLEPNDPRTSYADPRYAGLKREEIPLTECLKDTVARVLPFWNDEIAPSIRSGKRIIISAHGNSLRALIKMLDGISDEDIVGLNIPNGQPLVYELDADLKPIKSYYLGDQAAIAAAMNAVASQGKAK; encoded by the coding sequence ATGTATAAAATCGTATTGATGCGTCACGGCGAATCCACCTGGAACCTGGCGAACCGCTTCACCGGCTGGGTTGACGTCGACCTCACCGAAAAGGGCGTAGCGGAAGCCAGGCAAGCTGGCCAGTTGCTGCTGCAAGCGGGCCTTACCTTCGACCTGGCTTATACCTCGGTGTTGAAACGCGCGATCCGCACCCTGTGGGGCACGCTCGACGAGATGGATCTGATGTGGCTGCCGGTCAAGCATCACTGGCGCCTGAACGAGCGTCACTACGGCGCCCTGCAAGGCTTGAACAAGGCCGAAACCGCCGCCAAGTACGGCGACGAACAAGTCATGGTGTGGCGCCGCAGCTATGACACCCCACCGATGCCGCTGGAGCCGAACGATCCGCGCACTTCCTACGCCGATCCACGCTACGCCGGCCTGAAACGCGAGGAAATCCCGCTGACCGAATGCCTGAAAGACACCGTGGCGCGGGTATTGCCGTTCTGGAACGACGAAATCGCGCCATCCATCCGCAGCGGCAAGCGCATCATCATTTCCGCCCATGGCAACAGCCTGCGCGCCCTGATCAAGATGCTGGACGGCATCAGCGATGAAGATATCGTCGGCCTCAACATTCCTAACGGCCAGCCGCTGGTGTATGAGCTGGACGCGGACCTGAAACCGATCAAGAGCTACTACCTGGGCGACCAGGCGGCGATCGCAGCGGCGATGAACGCTGTCGCCAGCCAGGGGAAAGCGAAATAA
- a CDS encoding murein hydrolase activator EnvC family protein, protein MALLLAVTLATALPLAADAAPAKITERSKQKQVAEAQRADLRQKLDSLKRDISQTETAKDDASDALADSEEAVSKATRSLRDLSAEQQQTEAKVAKLAKQHDDLSKTVAKQQTQLANLLRQQYVAGNEDRIKLLLSGDNPNRINRDLQYMGYVSQAQAKLLESLRANLAAVEANQTEAQNAKDDLDEIAQEQRDQKKLLEQEKAKRATLLTQLSSKLNSQRKEAGNIQRDDQRLSGLVDKLAQLIEAQKQAEAAAREKQRQQQLAQAKAKAEALAQAQAARERLAEQQRAAQARKPPATDNKPKPVNPDAIDDDQPPAVAVTPPAPTPAPVAPVARNELTPEPEVKDVSYGKPFESLRGQLRLPVRGDVMARFGSKRGDGPSWKGLFIRTPEGAEVKAVASGRVVFADWLRGFGNLIIVDHGNQYMTIYGNNQALLKRPGDAVKAGDVIANAGNSGGNEQSGLYFEIRHQGRAFDPLGWVTTR, encoded by the coding sequence TTGGCGCTGCTGCTGGCGGTAACGCTGGCGACAGCCCTGCCTTTGGCCGCTGACGCGGCTCCCGCCAAGATCACTGAACGCAGCAAGCAAAAACAGGTGGCGGAAGCGCAGCGCGCCGACTTGCGGCAAAAGCTGGACAGCCTCAAGCGCGACATCAGCCAGACCGAAACCGCGAAGGACGATGCCAGCGACGCCCTGGCCGACTCGGAAGAAGCGGTTTCCAAGGCCACCCGCTCCCTGCGCGACCTCAGCGCCGAACAGCAGCAGACCGAGGCCAAAGTAGCCAAGCTGGCCAAGCAGCACGACGATCTCAGCAAGACCGTGGCCAAGCAGCAAACCCAGCTGGCCAATCTGCTGCGCCAGCAATACGTCGCCGGCAACGAGGACCGCATCAAGCTGCTGCTGTCGGGCGACAATCCGAACCGTATCAATCGCGACCTGCAGTACATGGGCTACGTCTCGCAAGCGCAAGCCAAGCTGCTGGAATCGCTGCGCGCCAACCTCGCCGCGGTGGAAGCCAACCAGACCGAAGCCCAGAACGCCAAGGACGACCTGGATGAAATCGCCCAGGAACAGCGCGACCAGAAAAAACTGCTTGAGCAGGAAAAAGCCAAGCGCGCGACGCTGCTGACCCAGCTGTCCAGCAAACTCAACAGCCAGCGCAAGGAAGCCGGCAATATCCAGCGCGACGACCAACGCCTGTCCGGCCTGGTGGACAAGCTGGCGCAACTGATCGAGGCGCAGAAACAGGCGGAAGCCGCCGCCCGCGAGAAACAGCGCCAGCAACAGCTGGCCCAGGCGAAAGCCAAAGCCGAGGCTCTGGCGCAAGCCCAAGCAGCGCGCGAGCGTCTGGCCGAGCAGCAACGCGCCGCCCAAGCCAGAAAGCCGCCTGCCACGGACAACAAGCCCAAGCCGGTCAATCCGGACGCCATCGACGACGATCAGCCGCCCGCCGTGGCCGTCACGCCGCCGGCGCCAACCCCGGCGCCAGTGGCGCCGGTCGCGCGCAACGAGCTGACGCCGGAACCCGAAGTCAAGGATGTTTCCTATGGCAAGCCATTCGAATCCCTGCGCGGCCAGTTGCGGCTGCCGGTGCGGGGCGACGTCATGGCGCGCTTCGGCAGCAAGCGCGGCGACGGCCCAAGCTGGAAAGGGCTGTTCATCCGTACCCCGGAAGGCGCCGAAGTCAAGGCGGTTGCCTCCGGCCGCGTGGTGTTCGCCGACTGGCTGCGCGGCTTCGGCAACCTGATCATTGTCGACCACGGCAACCAGTACATGACTATTTACGGTAATAATCAGGCATTATTGAAGCGCCCCGGCGATGCAGTCAAAGCCGGCGACGTGATTGCCAATGCCGGCAACAGCGGCGGCAATGAACAATCGGGTTTATACTTCGAAATTCGGCATCAAGGCCGTGCGTTTGACCCACTCGGGTGGGTAACTACTAGGTGA
- a CDS encoding S41 family peptidase yields MGSKLKNIGLISLGVIAGIGASIQFDAIAQKSAAAPLPLEELRQLADVFGLIKSDYVEPADDKKLLTEAISGMVASLDPHSAYLDKKAYKELRESTQGKFVGLGIEVGMEDGYIKVVSPIEDSPAYRAGIKAGDLITRLDGAPVKGMTLEQAVKRMRGEPNTKIVLTISRKDEDKPLIISITRQEIRVQSVKSKVVEPGYAWLRITQFQEPTVDDMAKKIAAIYAQEPNLKGLVLDLRNDPGGVLPGAIGVSAAFLPKDSVVVTTNGQLPSSKASFYAKREYYANPGNDPLARLPEALKKVPMVVLVNTGSASASEIVAGALQDYKRATIMGTQTFGKGSVQSVIALPPDRNTAVKLTTARYYTPNGRSIQAKGIVPDVMVDEYADGDGLNGLRLREADLTKHLSNDTDKGPEVKAPKVDELEEAQRIAAAEKKRKPLEYGSKDDFQLAQALNQLKGLPVQVSKVKPEVRSENDKDDKPVKDDKLDPAAGAIIHKDEPSDDKAGDKKSDKK; encoded by the coding sequence ATGGGCAGTAAGCTTAAAAATATCGGTCTAATCAGTTTAGGCGTCATTGCAGGTATCGGCGCCTCTATCCAGTTTGACGCCATTGCGCAAAAGAGTGCTGCTGCGCCATTGCCGCTGGAAGAATTGCGGCAGCTGGCCGATGTGTTCGGACTGATCAAGTCCGACTATGTGGAACCGGCGGACGACAAGAAGCTGCTGACCGAAGCCATTTCCGGCATGGTCGCCTCGCTCGACCCGCACTCGGCCTATCTGGACAAAAAAGCCTACAAAGAGCTGCGCGAGAGCACGCAAGGAAAATTCGTCGGCCTCGGCATCGAAGTCGGCATGGAAGACGGCTACATCAAGGTGGTCTCGCCGATCGAAGATTCGCCGGCCTACCGCGCCGGCATCAAGGCGGGCGACCTGATCACCCGTCTTGACGGTGCCCCGGTCAAGGGCATGACCCTGGAGCAAGCCGTCAAGCGCATGCGCGGCGAGCCGAACACCAAGATCGTGCTGACCATTTCGCGCAAGGACGAAGACAAGCCGCTGATCATCAGCATCACGCGCCAGGAAATCCGCGTCCAGAGCGTCAAGTCCAAAGTGGTGGAGCCGGGCTATGCCTGGCTGCGCATCACCCAATTCCAGGAACCGACGGTGGACGACATGGCCAAGAAGATTGCCGCCATCTATGCCCAGGAACCGAACCTGAAGGGCTTGGTGCTGGACCTGCGCAACGATCCGGGCGGCGTCTTGCCGGGCGCGATCGGCGTCTCCGCCGCTTTCCTGCCCAAGGATTCGGTGGTGGTGACCACCAACGGCCAGCTGCCAAGCTCCAAGGCCTCTTTCTACGCCAAGCGCGAATACTATGCCAACCCGGGCAACGACCCGCTGGCGCGCCTGCCTGAAGCCTTGAAAAAGGTGCCGATGGTAGTGCTGGTGAATACCGGTTCCGCCTCGGCTTCGGAAATCGTCGCCGGCGCCCTGCAAGACTACAAGCGCGCCACCATCATGGGCACGCAGACCTTCGGCAAGGGTTCCGTGCAATCGGTGATCGCCCTGCCGCCGGACCGCAACACCGCAGTCAAGCTGACCACCGCGCGTTACTACACGCCTAACGGCCGTTCAATCCAGGCCAAGGGCATCGTGCCGGACGTCATGGTGGATGAATATGCCGACGGCGACGGCTTGAATGGCTTGCGCTTGCGCGAAGCCGATCTCACCAAGCATCTGAGCAACGATACCGACAAGGGGCCTGAAGTCAAGGCGCCGAAAGTGGACGAGCTGGAAGAAGCGCAACGGATTGCCGCTGCCGAGAAAAAGCGCAAGCCCTTGGAATACGGCAGCAAGGATGACTTCCAGCTGGCGCAGGCGCTCAATCAGCTGAAGGGCTTGCCGGTACAGGTATCCAAGGTCAAGCCGGAAGTGCGTTCGGAAAACGACAAGGACGACAAGCCAGTGAAAGATGACAAGCTTGACCCGGCCGCCGGCGCCATCATCCACAAGGATGAGCCGAGCGACGACAAGGCTGGCGACAAGAAGAGCGATAAAAAATAA
- a CDS encoding HesA/MoeB/ThiF family protein: protein MNDQQLLRYSRHILLDDIDIAGQEKFLAAHALIVGAGGLGSPVALYLASAGVGRITLVDNDTVDLTNLQRQILHTSERVGLAKVSSGKTAMTQINPDIDIVALSERADQARLQQLIATADVVIDCSDNFATRQAINRACVFLKVPLVSGAAIQFDGQISVFDPRSDTSPCYACLFPPDREFEEVACATMGVFAPLVGIIGSMQAAEALKLIAGIGTSLAGVLLMLDARSMEWTRIGVARDAGCPVCGTQHP from the coding sequence ATGAATGACCAGCAATTACTCCGCTATTCGCGCCATATCCTGCTGGACGATATCGATATCGCCGGCCAGGAGAAATTTCTGGCGGCGCATGCGCTCATCGTCGGCGCCGGCGGCCTCGGCTCGCCGGTGGCGCTGTACCTGGCGTCGGCCGGCGTCGGCCGCATTACGCTGGTGGATAACGACACCGTCGACCTGACCAACCTGCAACGGCAAATCCTGCATACCAGCGAGCGCGTCGGCCTGGCCAAGGTCAGCTCGGGCAAGACTGCCATGACGCAGATCAATCCTGACATCGACATCGTCGCCCTGTCCGAGCGCGCAGACCAGGCCCGCCTGCAGCAACTGATCGCCACGGCCGACGTGGTGATCGACTGCAGCGACAATTTCGCCACCCGGCAAGCCATCAACCGCGCCTGCGTTTTCTTGAAAGTGCCGCTGGTATCGGGCGCGGCAATCCAGTTCGACGGCCAGATCAGCGTCTTCGATCCACGCTCCGACACATCGCCCTGCTACGCCTGCCTGTTTCCCCCGGACCGCGAATTTGAGGAAGTGGCTTGCGCCACCATGGGTGTGTTTGCGCCGCTGGTCGGCATCATCGGCAGCATGCAGGCGGCCGAAGCGCTCAAGCTGATCGCCGGCATCGGCACGTCATTAGCGGGCGTGCTGCTGATGCTGGATGCCCGCAGCATGGAGTGGACCCGCATCGGCGTCGCCCGCGATGCCGGCTGCCCGGTGTGCGGAACGCAGCATCCCTGA
- a CDS encoding alkaline phosphatase D family protein, whose protein sequence is MKRREFLKGSAFFTVVAATSGMLSACGGGTDIDSGAAGVFAFPQGIASGDPKESSVVFWGRVVRSNGAVADAINVRLDVSTRQDFSSYAAQVNLSASADYDFTVRAKVTQLTPDTVYYYRFTAGSDVSVTAQTKTAPLASSSNSQVRFAWFTCQDWSVNHWQAMSLLAQESLDFVVHVGDYIYETVGASFQAGGAEPAHATIKLPDGLAHPGGGIYANTVNDYRTLYRTYKTDARLQSIHHKFPVIAIWDDHEFSDDCWQDHQVYTNENKQQTARRRSATQAWAEYTPIDFGDLSFDLNNSSYQNIRIYRDFRFGKLVHLVMTDERLYRDDHIVSEQSVAQQLGHDPVNGDDSIGSRYFVPQPLLLQMEAQETAKLGRAPSILGPTQTQWWKDTLKNSDATWKVWGNEIMLNRMWADLTPPALGIPPPYNQLYVINCDSWDGFPSHKAELLSYLDTQNIQNVVAITGDLHAFQCGVVRANPGDLNSRPVLVDFLTAGISSQSFYNYIKSGAAVVNPLLGALVQTPQIFDNLLKHFNPDFAYVDHDAQGYATATITSDSMVVMFNKVKPLAGDGSAPAQPLLKRTRMTLAKGSSTPLIEDNV, encoded by the coding sequence ATGAAGCGCAGAGAGTTTTTGAAGGGTTCGGCATTTTTCACGGTAGTCGCAGCGACATCCGGCATGCTGAGCGCCTGTGGCGGCGGCACCGATATCGACAGCGGCGCTGCCGGGGTATTTGCATTTCCACAGGGGATCGCCTCCGGCGATCCGAAAGAGAGCAGCGTCGTCTTCTGGGGCCGGGTGGTGCGCAGCAACGGCGCCGTTGCCGATGCAATCAACGTGCGCCTGGATGTCTCCACCAGGCAGGATTTCTCGAGCTACGCGGCGCAAGTCAACCTGAGCGCCAGCGCCGACTACGATTTCACGGTGCGCGCCAAAGTCACCCAGCTCACCCCCGACACCGTGTATTACTACCGGTTTACCGCCGGCAGCGATGTCAGCGTCACAGCCCAGACCAAGACTGCGCCGCTGGCCAGCAGCAGCAACAGCCAGGTGCGCTTTGCCTGGTTCACCTGCCAGGACTGGTCAGTCAACCACTGGCAGGCGATGTCCTTGCTGGCGCAGGAAAGTCTGGATTTCGTGGTGCACGTCGGCGACTACATCTATGAGACCGTGGGCGCCTCGTTCCAGGCCGGCGGCGCAGAACCGGCGCACGCCACGATCAAGCTGCCGGACGGCCTGGCGCATCCGGGCGGCGGAATCTACGCCAATACCGTCAATGACTACCGCACCCTGTACCGCACCTACAAGACCGATGCGCGCCTGCAAAGCATCCACCATAAATTTCCGGTCATCGCGATCTGGGACGATCACGAGTTCTCGGACGATTGCTGGCAGGACCACCAGGTCTACACCAACGAAAACAAGCAGCAGACCGCGCGCCGCCGCAGCGCTACCCAGGCCTGGGCGGAATACACGCCCATCGATTTCGGCGACCTCTCCTTCGACCTCAACAACAGCAGCTACCAGAATATCCGTATCTATCGCGATTTCCGTTTCGGCAAACTGGTGCACCTGGTGATGACCGACGAGCGCCTGTACCGCGACGACCACATCGTCAGCGAGCAGTCGGTGGCGCAGCAACTGGGCCATGATCCGGTCAACGGCGACGACTCGATCGGCTCGCGCTACTTTGTGCCGCAGCCGCTCTTGCTGCAAATGGAAGCACAGGAAACCGCCAAGCTGGGACGGGCGCCGTCGATACTCGGACCGACCCAGACGCAATGGTGGAAAGACACCCTGAAAAATTCGGATGCGACCTGGAAGGTGTGGGGCAATGAAATCATGCTGAACCGCATGTGGGCCGACCTGACGCCGCCGGCGCTGGGCATTCCGCCGCCTTACAACCAGCTGTATGTGATCAACTGCGACTCATGGGACGGCTTCCCCAGCCACAAAGCGGAACTGCTGTCTTACCTGGATACGCAAAACATCCAGAACGTGGTGGCCATCACCGGCGACCTGCATGCTTTCCAGTGCGGCGTGGTACGCGCCAATCCTGGCGACCTGAACAGTCGGCCGGTATTGGTGGATTTCCTGACGGCCGGCATCAGTAGCCAGTCCTTCTATAACTACATCAAGTCCGGTGCCGCGGTCGTCAATCCGTTGCTGGGCGCACTGGTGCAGACGCCGCAGATTTTCGACAATCTGCTGAAGCACTTCAATCCCGACTTTGCCTATGTCGACCATGATGCCCAGGGCTACGCCACGGCCACCATCACCAGCGACAGCATGGTCGTGATGTTCAACAAGGTCAAGCCGCTGGCCGGCGACGGCAGCGCGCCGGCGCAGCCTTTGCTGAAACGCACCCGCATGACGCTGGCCAAGGGTTCGAGCACGCCGCTGATCGAAGACAACGTCTGA
- a CDS encoding 6,7-dimethyl-8-ribityllumazine synthase, whose translation MQQQHTSDIKARIPGAANERIAFIQAGWHREIVDQCRVAFIAEIGKAGYSEQDIDFFEVAGAFEIPLHAKLLANSGRYAAVVATGLVVDGGIYRHEFVAHAVIDGLMQVQLETGVPVLSAVLTPHHFHGGAEHHNYFFEHFLVKGAEAARACADTIQKLRALKAMQAPGAVRALHSA comes from the coding sequence ATGCAACAGCAACACACAAGCGATATCAAGGCAAGAATCCCCGGCGCAGCGAATGAACGCATCGCCTTCATCCAGGCTGGCTGGCATCGCGAGATTGTCGATCAATGCCGCGTCGCTTTCATTGCCGAAATCGGCAAGGCCGGCTATAGCGAACAAGACATCGATTTCTTTGAAGTCGCCGGCGCCTTTGAAATTCCCTTGCATGCCAAGCTTTTAGCCAACAGCGGTCGTTACGCAGCCGTGGTGGCCACCGGGCTGGTAGTGGATGGCGGCATCTATCGCCACGAATTCGTCGCCCACGCAGTGATCGACGGCTTGATGCAGGTGCAGCTGGAAACCGGCGTACCGGTATTGTCGGCAGTGCTGACCCCGCATCATTTCCACGGCGGCGCAGAACATCACAATTATTTCTTCGAGCATTTCCTGGTGAAGGGCGCAGAAGCTGCGCGTGCCTGCGCCGACACTATCCAGAAGCTGCGTGCGCTGAAGGCCATGCAAGCGCCTGGCGCGGTACGCGCCCTGCATAGCGCCTAA
- a CDS encoding ABC transporter ATP-binding protein, producing MSNAVANPVLEVNDLHVAYGKVEALHGASLQVGAGQIVTVIGPNGAGKSTMLNALAGAMPANGSMRGTVRLLGQDTAGVAVETRVARGMCLVPEKRELFASMTVQDNLLLGSYRRYKAGESGYADQMAVVYELFPRLQERRKQQAGSLSGGERQMLALGRALMAKPQLLLLDEPSLGLAPLIVKEIFHIIVRLKQSGVAILLVEQNARAALQAADYAYVLETGDMAMQGPAAELAHDPRVIDTYLGLAKKAG from the coding sequence ATGAGTAACGCCGTTGCCAATCCGGTGCTGGAAGTGAACGATCTTCACGTCGCCTATGGCAAGGTGGAGGCCTTGCACGGTGCCAGCCTGCAAGTCGGCGCCGGCCAGATCGTGACCGTGATCGGCCCCAACGGCGCCGGCAAGTCGACCATGCTGAACGCGCTTGCCGGCGCCATGCCGGCCAACGGCAGCATGCGCGGTACAGTGCGTTTGCTGGGCCAGGATACGGCCGGCGTGGCAGTCGAAACCCGGGTCGCGCGCGGCATGTGCCTGGTGCCGGAAAAACGTGAACTGTTTGCCAGCATGACGGTGCAGGACAATCTGCTGCTCGGTAGTTATCGACGCTATAAGGCTGGCGAGAGCGGCTACGCCGATCAGATGGCGGTGGTGTACGAACTGTTCCCGCGCTTGCAGGAAAGGCGCAAACAGCAGGCGGGCAGCCTTTCCGGCGGCGAACGGCAAATGCTGGCGCTGGGAAGGGCTCTGATGGCGAAGCCGCAACTGCTGCTGCTGGATGAGCCCAGCCTTGGCCTGGCGCCGCTGATCGTGAAAGAGATCTTTCACATCATCGTGCGCCTCAAGCAGAGCGGTGTGGCGATTCTGCTGGTCGAGCAAAATGCCCGCGCGGCCTTGCAGGCGGCCGATTACGCCTATGTGCTGGAAACCGGCGACATGGCGATGCAAGGACCTGCCGCCGAGCTGGCGCATGACCCCAGGGTGATCGATACCTATCTGGGACTGGCGAAGAAAGCCGGCTGA